The genome window AGTGGTTACGAACGGGCTATTCTGAGTGATATCCGTGATCACGAAATTGCTCACCGCGAACTGTTTAAAGCAGCATTAGCTAGTGCGGCTATTCCAGGCCTAACGCCTAACTTCAGCTCTATCAACTTCAACAGCCGTGCGTCTGTGCTAGGTACCGCGCGTGTATTCGAAGCCGTTGGTGTATCTGCTTACAATGGTGCCGGTAAATACATTACCACACCAGATTACCTGGTACTTGCTGGAAAAATCGTTTCGGTTGAAGCTCGTCACACGGCGATCATCAGCGAGCTGGTCAGCCCACAAACAATGTCTTTCTCTGGTGATGATATCGTTGCGCCATCAACAGGGTTGGGAGAAGCTCGCACACCAGAAGAAGTTCTGATGCTGGTTCGCCCCTTCATTCAGGAAATCGTTAATGGTAAAAACGGACGTCGTGCATAACTAATCAACAGCCATGAATCTACAAAACATACTTACTGAAATTGAGAAGGTTGATGCTGACGTATTCGAACGGGTAGCTCACGTATCTCGTCGTCACGTTTTCCAGAATTTACTGAAGAAGTCGGTTAAAGCCGCAGCTCCTGTAGCGTTAGGTGCTGTTCTAAACAACGCTTACGCACAGAGTAGTTCTGTTGCCGATGTGCTTAACTTCGCGCTGACGCTTGAATATCTGGAAGCTGAATTCTACAATCGTGGTCTGGCCGCTCCCGGTCTGATTACGGGTATGGAAGGCTTGAGCACATTCCAGCAGATTGCGAAACACGAAAATGCGCACGTTGCCTTGCTGAAATCAGCACTGGGTGGCGCGGCCATTGCGAAGCCTAACTTCGATTTCTCGGCGAAAGGTGCTTTCCCGGATACATTCTCTAACTATCGGACATTCCTGACCCTTTCTCAGGCATTTGAAGATACTGGTGTTCGTGCCTACAAAGGCCAGGCTGGCAATTTGATCAGCGCACCAGACGTATTGACGATTGCCCTACAGATTCACTCAGTAGAAGCAATGCACGCAGCGAAAGTACGCTACCTGAATGGTAGTCGTGGCTGGATCATGGGCGCAATGGGCGTACCAGCTGCTGTATATGCTGGCGATGACGTGCGGGTACAGGGTGGTGTTGATGTGGTCAATCTGACGGGCCTTGGTGTCGATCAGGTTACCGGCGCATTCGATGAACCACTGACCAAGGCGCAGGTACTAGCTATTGCTACGCCGTTCTTGGCATAGATAAAGTGGAGTGCTAATTGGGTGGTTGTTGAACAGGTCTCTGCTCAGCTAGCCACCCAATTAGTTTATACAGCGTTTAAATGAAAAGCCCCGGTTAGCGCTAACCAGGGCTTTTCATTTATAACCGATTCGTTCAGGCTACAAACTAGGTGTGGCCGTAACACTCCGTAGCCTCATGAGCGATCCTTTCTCAACGCTGTTCTGCGGATTGAGCAGACAGATCTGATTGATAATACCATTCCATCCGGTATGACCACTTAAGTTGATCTCATACGTTCTGAATTGCCCGTCGCCAATAATCGGGAAGTCGATCTGGCGGTCCGGACCGTCGAGAAAGTCATAATCTTCCGGTTTACGCCAGACCATTCGGGCTATAGTTGCCTTCGTTGTGAAAGCGGCCTGAATGTAAATCTTCTTCAAATCGGTTGGGTTCCAGTAGACGAACGGGCTACATACCCGGAAGTTTGCCTTCGTTGTATCGACGCGCTGCCAGCGTACCGCCAGCTCGTTCTGAATAGGTGATCCCTTATCGTTGACGTTGTAATAAAACCATCCCTGACGATCCTGCGTAAATTTGAAATTAGGGAGCGTGGCCGGACGCGGCTGGCTATACACATACTGCCGAATATCAGCCAGTGAGCCAACGATCAGGGTATACTCGTACTCAAAAACGCCATTATGATCGATCTGGGCAAATCCGTCAGCGTTCATATACGTACTCGTAACGTCGAGTTCGTTACCTGTCTGACCGGACCCGAACGCATTCGTTTTGAATCGGAACTGGTTAGGTTGATGCAGACCCACTCCACGCCCGTTGGCGTTAAGCAGTGCTGTCCAGTTTTCGGTCGTGTAATGACTGATCATCTCCCGTTGCGAAATTTCGGTTACGGCTCCGTTGGTGAACGGCTGATTGCCGGTGTAGGTAACCATGCGGTAGTAGGGCGCGTTGAGATAAACGCAGGGCATCTCCTGAGTCCGGGCGTCATATTGGGTCGTATCGAGACGGTTAGCTGTTGTGCGGCTCCGTACGTGGACCGTATTCCCCTGAAGTTCGATCCAGTGCTCCATCACGCAGTCGGCAGGTTCGTCGAAGAGGGGCCAGATGAGCGGAACCGTTTTGACATACAGCGTATTCTGCCCCTGCTGATAACTGACCACGCGAGCCGGATGGTTATAATAATCACCCGTTTGAACAGGGTTCCAGCCCAGATTTCGCCAGAAATAGACCGGATCTTTGCCATTCACCGAGTAGGGGTAAGGACCCGCATACAGTGATGTTTGTAACTGGCGACCCAGATCATAGTTATTGACCATGTTTTCCGAACTACCCGCTTCGGAGAGGTAGTTGATCGCTCCGCCCATATTCAGGTCGATCGCTACCCGCACTTTGTCGTTGCCGATAAATAGCCGATTCTGGACAACAGGCTGGGTTTGTGGCGGCAGATTTCCCGGATTGGTAGGCGTAGTAGGCGGTGTATACGGAGCCGTAGCCGGATACTCACGGACACAGGTAAAAGCCAGCATACTAACGACGATACACAGCGAGTACAGGTAGAAGCGTGTTCGGTGCATAGATTAAAAAATGATTAAATCAAAAATACGACCCTACCCTGCGTTTTCCAACTATTATTATCCACTGACCAGCTGACGGAGCCGTAAGGGGAACAGCTGTGCTCTGACTGAAATACAAGGGGCGTACCAAGCCGAAATTACTGTTTATGAATTGAGTGAGGTTTATCGCAGTATTAATTATTGCTACTGGTAACTCTTAGAGTTTGAGTCGGTACGTGTCGGTCGATCGCTGACAAAGGCCATTTACGGCTCCTGCTAGCCGTTTTTAACAGGCATCGCACGAAAAACGGCATTGACTTACGAACGGATAATTTTATCTGTTCAGGTTAATTCTAAAATTCTCCTTTTCCATTCCCCCGTAAACCCCTAATTTTGCAGGATTTTTGACTACCCCATACCGGCTTGACTAGCAAAAAGCCGGTGTTCGTCACGAGTCAATCGTTCATCATTCATTCGGGACCGCCCGGCCTGGATTCGCCCGCGCGGTTCATTGTCCCGCTGAAAAATGCCTAAAAACGCTAAAATCCGCTCGGTTCTTATTATCGGTTCTGGTCCTATCGTTATCGGACAGGCTTGTGAGTTTGATTATGCCGGTTCACAGGCGGCCCGCTCCATCCGGGAGGAAGGTATTGAAGTGTCGCTGATCAACTCCAATCCGGCAACGATCATGACCGATCCAATCAACGCCGATCATGTGTATCTGCTGCCATTGGAGAAAAAATCCATTGTTGAAATCCTGAAAAAACATCAGGAAATGGGGCGGCCAATCGACGCGGTCCTGCCGACAATGGGTGGTCAAACGGCACTGAACCTGGCTATCGATTGCGACAAGGCAGGTATCTGGGAAAAATACGGTGTAGAGATCATTGGTGTGGATATCCGCGCGATCGAAACAACCGAAGATCGGGAGAAATTCCGGCTGTTGATGCTGGAACTTGGGGCTGGTGTTTGTAAAGGTCGCACAGCCCGTTCGTTTCTGGAAGGCAAAGAAATTGCTCAGGAAATTGGCTTTCCACTCGTTATTCGCCCATCATTCACGCTTGGCGGTACGGGGGGCGGCTTTGTCAACACTCCCGAAGAATTCGATAAAGCCCTGACGAATGGCCTGCACGCGTCGCCGGTACATGAGGTCCTTGTCGAGCAGAGCGTAATGGGCTGGAAAGAGTATGAACTGGAGTTGCTGCGTGATAACAACGGCAATTTCATCATCATCTGCTCCATTGAGAACTTCGACCCAATGGGTATTCATACCGGCGACTCTATTACGGTAGCTCCGGCCATGACCCTGCCCGATACGTTGTATCAGAAAATGCGGGATCTGTCCATTCGGGTTATGAGTGGCATCGGGCAGTTTGCGGGCGGTTGCAACATTCAGTTCTCCATCAATCCACAAACCGACGATATTATCGTCATCGAAGTAAACCCACGCGTAAGCCGGTCGTCGGCGCTGGCCTCAAAAGCAACGGGCTATCCCATTGCCAAGATTGCCGCTAAAATGGCCGTTGGGTATAATCTCGATGAGCTGATCAATCCGATTACGGGTACGACTTCGGCGTTTTTCGAACCGGCTATCGATTACGTCATCGTAAAAGTGCCACGCTGGAACTTCGACAAATTTCCGGGTGCTGACCGGTCACTGGGCTTACAAATGAAGTCGGTGGGCGAAGCGATGGGTATTGGCCGGAATTTCCAAGAAGCCTTGCAAAAAGCCTGTCAATCGCTCGAGATTCGCCGGAATGGTCTCGGCGCCGATGGTCGCGAACTGACCGACCGTGATGCGTTGCGGCAGAGTCTGGCGCATCCGAGCTGGAACCGACTGTTTCATATCTACGATGCGTTCAAAGCCGGTATGTCGTTCCGTACGATTCAGCAGTTGACTAAAATCGATCCCTGGTTCCTGCATCAGATCGAGGAACTGATCGAACTGGAACGTGAGATCGAACAATATGATCTGGACGATTTACCCCCCGAATTGCTGCGCACGGCAAAACAAAAAGGGTACGCGGATCGGCAGCTTGCCCACTTGTTGCAGGTCAGAGAGAGCAAGATTTATCAGTACCGGCAGAAGCATAATATCCGACGGGTGTTCAAATGCGTAGATACCTGTGCCGCGGAGTTTGAGGCAAAAACGCCGTACTATTATTCGACGTTCAACAACCAGTTGCCCATCACCACCGACCGGCCGGAACCTGTTTCTGATCTGCCTGGTAACGAGTCGATTCGGAGCGACCGGAAAAAGATCGTTGTGCTAGGATCGGGACCAAACCGCATCGGGCAGGGTATCGAGTTCGATTACTCCTGCGTACATGGCGTGTTGGCCGCGAAGGAAGCGGGTTATGAGACGATCATGATCAACTGTAATCCGGAAACGGTCTCTACCGATCCTGACATTGCCGATAAACTGTATTTCGAGCCAGTCTTCTGGGAGCACGTACACGCCATCATCATGCACGAACAGCCCGAAGGCGTCATTGTGCAACTGGGTGGACAGACGGCGCTTAAGATGGCGGAGAAGCTTACCCGCTACGGGATCAAAATTATTGGTACAAGCTGGGAAGCGCTCGATCTGGCCGAAGACCGGGGTCATTTCTCCGACATGCTTCGTCAACTCGACATTCCGTATCCTAAATTTGGCACCATTCGCGAGTCGGAAGGAGCAATCGAACTATCGCGGGAGTTGGGCTTCCCACTTCTGGTACGACCAAGTTACGTGCTCGGCGGTCAGAACATGAAGATAGTTATCAACGAGAATGAACTGGAGCAGCACGTGATGAAGATCCTGAAGGATATTCCCGATAACAACATCCTGCTCGACCACTTTCTTGAAAACGCCATTGAAGCCGAAGCCGACGCGATCTGCGATGGCGAAGACGTCTACATCATCGGCATCATGGAACACATTGAACCGGCGGGGATTCACTCCGGCGACTCGTATGCGGTGTTACCCACGTTCGATCTGAGTGAAAATGTGCTCCGGCAGATTGAAGAGCATACCAAAAAGATTGCCGTCGCGCTGAAAACCGTCGGGCTGATCAATATTCAGTTTGCGATCAAGGACGAGATCGTCTATATCATTGAAGCCAATCCACGTGCCAGCCGGACGGTGCCGTTCATCTGTAAGGCCTATCAGGAGCCGTATGTCAACTACGCGACGAAGGTGATGCTGGGCGATAAGAAGGTGAAAGATTTTGACTTTAAGCCGGTGAAGAAAGGATACGCGATCAAGATTCCAGTGTTCTCGTTCAGCAAATTCCCGAACGTCAACAAAGAACTCGGTCCCGAAATGAAATCGACGGGTGAAGGAATTTACTTCATCGACGATCTGAGCGACGACTTCTTCCAGAAAGTATACGCCGAACGGAATCTCTACCTGAGCCGGTAGGAACCGAAATTAGTAATCAAAACGCAACAGCCCGGCCTACTCTAAGCAGGCCGGGCTGTTGCGTTACCGGGTGGAAAATATAGTTTATTAGAAACCCAGGCCGACAGCAAATCCGCGGATGGAAGGATTGCCACTCAATGTAGCACCCGCTGTAGCCGCTCCCGTCGTTAAGTTGATCGTGTATACTTTAGATGATCCACCCGAACGAAGCAGGGCATAACCTGTGTTCGACGTACCGCCGATGTCGAAGCCATTGCCGCCTTCGATCTCGACGCCTAATGGGCCAACAGGGACCAGCGTACCGTCGTTTGGCGGAGCCTGCCGCACTAGCAACGCACTACCCGTACGAGTGTCGATATCGAAGAGCGTCGTAGCGGTCGAACCCGCGAAGTTGTTTGTGTACGCTGCGCCCGTTACGTTCGGTGAGCCCTGACCAGAAGCGAACGCCAAGGTGCCATCTACTGCGGCTACTGTTCCATTATCCGGATTGAGTCGCAGATCCTGCCCGTTGAAACCAACTAGCCGAATGCGGTCAACCGTTGGGTTGAAGTCAAAGCCAAAATCACCGCCCCCGCTTGGTATCGATGGAGAAAACGAGCCTGAACCAATCGCCGTTGCCGCTCCGTTCGATGTGTTGATCGTGTAAAGCCGGCTCGTGCTGCCCAGCGCATAAAGCTGACCATTGGCAGGACGAAAATCAATACCATACACGGTTTCACCACCTTGTAGGCCCGTTATGGACTTAGTAACCGACGATCCGGTCATTGGGTTGAAAATATGCAGCATATTGGCACCATCAACGGCGTAGGCAACGGGTTCGGTTTGAATGGCTAAGCCAACGATGCTCGTCGAACCAGGCAAATCACCCAGCCGCTCAGCACGACCGCTTGTCAGATTGATCTCATAAAGACCTTGTGTAATACCGTTGATCAACGTCGCAATCGCATTACCGTCCGGTGCAATGTCAAAACTGCCCCGACCAGCAATATCAATACCCAATGAACCGACTTCAACCAGTGTACCATTGTTGGGCGGATCCTGACGATACAGTTTGTCGGTGATAGGGTCGATGTCATATAGCGTCGTCGTTGTAACACCCGCCCGGCTGTTCGTGTAAGCAACTGCCGAAACGGCTGCGTTCGCAACCCCGTTGATTGGACCGTCAACAATCATCACGGCTCCCGTTTCCGGGTTCAGCCGCAAATTCTGTCCTTTGTTGGTAACAAGCCGGATGCGATCAACCGTTGGGTTGAAATCGAAACCAACCACGTCGCCGTTGATGCTCGGTGTAAACGGCCCCGATCCCAGTGGGGTAGCAACGCCGTTGGCAAGGTTGATCATGTAAACCCGGCTGCCGTTACTTACGCCGTACAACTGACCTGTAGCGGGCCGGAAATCGATGCTTACCAGCCGTTCGTTGTTCTGAACGCCGGTGATGCTGATCGTTCCCTGGTTTACCCCTGGGTTTTGCGTGTTTATCTTCAGCAACTGGTTGTTATCGGTCAGCGCATAAAACATAAAGTCGGCTGACAAACGGGCATTGGCGGTGCCGTAATTACTTTGCGGGTCTAACGGCTGAACATCCCGACAGGCGTTGAGCGACAGCAACAATCCGAAAGAGAGCAGACCAGCTAGGGAGCGGAGAGGTTTGTTGTAGGACATAATTGGTTGGGAAAAAGATTTCATAAGCGTGTATAATAACTGAATGCCTATACGGACATTAACTCGGAACGGATTGGGTTGTATTAAAAAAAGATTAAAATTATATTTTGTGGTAGGTACGGCTTTCGTAAAAACTGGCGTTTGTAAGCATTTGATTCATAAGTGTTTTCTTAGAACTGGTTGCCCTTGGCTCGTGATTATTGATGTCAAAACGAGTCTGAAAAGTCAAGAAATCAACGTTTGGTTTTAATTTCTTTTAATCCGTCTGATGAGGCTGGTCTAAAGAATCACCACATGCTGACTCGTCCTGAAATCAACCTTTGATCGCACAAAAAAGCCCTGTCGGTCATCCGACAGGGCTTTTTTGTGCCAATACCTTCCTAGAAAACTATTTCCGGTAACGGCTGCGATATTCAGGGCCAACACCAAAGCCATAGCCTAGCGTTATAGTAGCGCCTGAGTTATAAACATTCTGAGCGCCAGTTCCACCCCGTATAGGCTGCTTGGTTATATCGGTCAGTCCAAATGTGTAACGAGCATCGATCAGGAAACGCTGCCGCTGACCAAATCCTGGAAAATTTAACTGGAAGCCAGCGAACAAGCCAAGATCAGCATTCTTGAACGCCTGGGAATTGTCTACATCGGGTTGAGCCACGCCGTTCGTCTTCTGCTTAACGACTTGGGCGCTCAGGGGTATAAACAGCGAAGGGCCAAAGAAAATGTTAGGTCTGAAGTTGCCATCAAGCGTCAGGAAGTAACGTAACGCAATCGGAATCTCCAGATAGTTTATCCGATGTTTAAATTCTTCGGGTACACCGTTTGTGTTGCCTTCAAACTTACCACCGCGTTGAGAATACAACACGTCAGCGGAGATGCCGAAGTGATTGAGGGAGCTGTACATCAGAAAAGCGCCGGCAGTCAGACCCGGAGTCAACTTGAAATTTTGTACATCGCCCCGCAATGTGGACATATTCAAGCCAATACGGGGGCCTGCGCTAAAGCGTTGCTGTGCATAAGTAGTTGATAGGCAACTTAATAGGGCTACGCATAGAATGGTGAGAAAACGTAGCGAAATTGAGCGAAACATAGAATGTAGAATTGTTTGTTATGCCCGGTTAACGCTCGTTCTTTCGAAAATGTTTTACTCTATCAAGTGAGTTCTTATATCCCGGCTCTGGAACGGGTAATTTATAAAGATTCGTAGTAAGTAATCACCTGCTGGATGATGGCAGCCAAGGCATCGGAAGACACTCGTTTCGCCACGAGTCAGAAACCCACTCAGGCGGTTCTCATAGAGAACGTAAACGCTACGTTCGTCGGGTTTATGCGCTTGATTTGCTGCGTCGTTTTAGGCGTATCGACGGGTTTCGGTTTGGCAGGTTGTTTCGGGAAGAAGAATATAAAATAGATCGCCATAGCCAGCATGAAGAGAATGGCAGCGGTCGTTGTGGCAATCCAGAGAGGCCACAGCCTTTTTTTTGTGGCCGTGGTATGAATGCGCTCCTGTAACGCCCCCCGCAGACTGGCCAGCTGTTCGGCGGTAGGCTTGGCGGTTTGCTGCATCGCTTCAAGTCCGGCCAGTGCGTCGGCATAAAAAGGATCTTCCAGCAGCAACCGCTCGACCCGGTGCTGCGCCGGACCAGTCAGTCTTCCGGCCTGGTAGGCTCGCAAATCGTCAAAAGTCAATTGGTCATTCATAGTAGTAATACAAACGGGCCATCGAAGTTATTTGCTCATGCAAAGTTTCAGCATTCGTCGCCCGTTTTGCAAATAACTTTTTACTTGTTTAAGCTCGAAACCGGTCAGGTCCGCAACTTCCGTGTAACTTTTTTGATCAAGGTAGAATAGTGTCAGACACATGCGTTGTTCACTGGGCAGCGTTTGCAGACAGGCTTCCATCCGCGTCAGATCTTCTTCGAGATCAAGCGTTCGATCGTCTGATTCGTCAGCGATCAGGGTCGTAACCGGATTCTCTTCGGTTTCGCTCTCACCTGTCAATCCTGATAATTGAACGGCCCTGGGATGCGTCTGACTTTTACGCAACTGCATCAGGCAGTAATTGCGGGCAACGCTGTGAAGCCAGGACTGAAACTGTTGAACATCGTGTTTGCGAAGATCAGTAATCAACTGCTCAAACAGGTGCATCACAGCATCTTTGGCTTCGTCTTCGTCGCGCAGGTAGTTGTAGCAAACGGCGTAGACCAACTCCATGTGTTGCTCATAGAGTTCGCCCAACACGGCCAGATCGCCCGTGGCACGGTATGCCGAGATGTACTCCGCATCGGTGGTGGGTCTGGATTTACGGAACCGTTTCAGAAACATACGCTGCCTGCCTGCTTATCCTATAGATGTACGAAGTCATATAATTCCATAACTAACCCGGATCTAATTCGAAAACCGATCAGATAGAGCCTATGAACAACAGCTCTGGCAAATTAGCTCGATAACCGATTCGCTTGATAACCTTCTTTGGGCGGTATTCGTTGAGTATACACACAAATACTCACTGTCATGAAACGCATCGTATTTAGTACCACTGTTCTATGGGTCGGCTTACTGGTCAGTGCTTCTGCCCAAAGCAACCAGGCCCCGACTATGCAGCAAACAACGTCGACGGAAGACAATCGGCGGGCTAACCTACCTAAACCCATGCTGAAAAAAATGAGCGGGCAGGAGCAGAGAAAACTGGAGAAAGGTATGGACACGACCTTGCCCAAAAATCGGCCTAATCCGAATCGGAAACAACGTCGGTTACGGCCTGATTCGCTCCGACGGGGAGGGGCCACGCGGGTCGATACAATTTGATAAGGAACAGACAGTTTCCATCTGCCTGAACCCAACCGATAATTCATAATCGGATTCGAACAAATGAGTAGCTCACAGAGTCTTATTCTAGCTAAAACAAAACAACGTTATGATTAAATTTATGATCGGTGCTTTGCTGATAACGACCACTACGCTGGCCCAGACTGCACCTCAGGCCGCCCAAACGGGTGCGGCCAAACCAGCCTCCGGCCTGACGACAAAGTCAAACGCAAAGGCGACACAGGCCGCATCGGCCTCAGCCTCGAAAGGTACATCGACTTCAGCTACCGCCCGACGCTCTACCAAACCTATACCGAAGCCGTCGCAGAGCGATAATCTGGAGAGCAAAGACAACGCCATTCCCAGTTACAAAAAGGAGAAGGATGCTGGTATCCACAAAACACAGCCAAAATATACGCCACGGCGAACATCGTCAGGTGCCCGACCCGATACAATGAACCAACGGAAACAGTAAAACGATATGTCGGCCGTATGGCCCACCGGCTATACGGCCGACGTATCGTTTATTTCGACTTTTCTTTCTCCCGTTTGCGGGCTTCCCGCTTTTCTTTGCGCTCAGCCTTCCTTTCCGCGCGTTTTTCTTTCCGTTCGGCCTTGCGCTCCGCCCGTTTCGCTTTGTAATCTTCCTTTATGCTCTTGAGCGCGTCCTGCAACGTAATGTTATTGTCGAACTCGCCTTTGAAGGCTTCTATGTATGCATTGCGTAACACACCAAACAGCGTTGGCCAAATGGCTGTCTGTACATCGTCAATCGTCCCATTGAGCGGAATTCGGGTAGCAACCTGGTCGTGCTTCTGATTCTTGAATACAGCCGTTCCGGCCTGCGCAATCAGTTCCGTGAAAAACTTCCCTACCGATCGCCCTTCGTGCTCGTTAAGCTTGAAGATCTTCATGTTTTTGGTCAGCGGCTTGAGGTAGCCATTGAGCTTACTGTTAAGCATGGCCATCTCACTGTAAACGCTCACGGTGCCTCGCTCGAAGTCGAGGTTAGCATACTCTTTGGCCAGTGGATTGAGCTTTAGCAGTTGTAAATCGCTGAACCGGAGATTGTAGTCAAAGTCGGGGACAACTTTCAGCAGATTCATGTTGGCGCTGAAGGTCATTGTACCGCCGTAGCCGGGTACGTTGCCGGTGGCCGTCACGGGCGACGGAAGCTGATTTGCCTTGTCCTCT of Spirosoma agri contains these proteins:
- a CDS encoding ferritin-like domain-containing protein — protein: MEKLPNDPTVTPQGLSGKASAALGRRVFMRYLGATAAAGVVLSACHDQIVDPSVATGSARAGEAVDLGDIGSKDVNVLNYAYALEQLEAAFYMQVLMTPYSGMSGYERAILSDIRDHEIAHRELFKAALASAAIPGLTPNFSSINFNSRASVLGTARVFEAVGVSAYNGAGKYITTPDYLVLAGKIVSVEARHTAIISELVSPQTMSFSGDDIVAPSTGLGEARTPEEVLMLVRPFIQEIVNGKNGRRA
- a CDS encoding ferritin-like domain-containing protein; amino-acid sequence: MNLQNILTEIEKVDADVFERVAHVSRRHVFQNLLKKSVKAAAPVALGAVLNNAYAQSSSVADVLNFALTLEYLEAEFYNRGLAAPGLITGMEGLSTFQQIAKHENAHVALLKSALGGAAIAKPNFDFSAKGAFPDTFSNYRTFLTLSQAFEDTGVRAYKGQAGNLISAPDVLTIALQIHSVEAMHAAKVRYLNGSRGWIMGAMGVPAAVYAGDDVRVQGGVDVVNLTGLGVDQVTGAFDEPLTKAQVLAIATPFLA
- the carB gene encoding carbamoyl-phosphate synthase large subunit, encoding MPKNAKIRSVLIIGSGPIVIGQACEFDYAGSQAARSIREEGIEVSLINSNPATIMTDPINADHVYLLPLEKKSIVEILKKHQEMGRPIDAVLPTMGGQTALNLAIDCDKAGIWEKYGVEIIGVDIRAIETTEDREKFRLLMLELGAGVCKGRTARSFLEGKEIAQEIGFPLVIRPSFTLGGTGGGFVNTPEEFDKALTNGLHASPVHEVLVEQSVMGWKEYELELLRDNNGNFIIICSIENFDPMGIHTGDSITVAPAMTLPDTLYQKMRDLSIRVMSGIGQFAGGCNIQFSINPQTDDIIVIEVNPRVSRSSALASKATGYPIAKIAAKMAVGYNLDELINPITGTTSAFFEPAIDYVIVKVPRWNFDKFPGADRSLGLQMKSVGEAMGIGRNFQEALQKACQSLEIRRNGLGADGRELTDRDALRQSLAHPSWNRLFHIYDAFKAGMSFRTIQQLTKIDPWFLHQIEELIELEREIEQYDLDDLPPELLRTAKQKGYADRQLAHLLQVRESKIYQYRQKHNIRRVFKCVDTCAAEFEAKTPYYYSTFNNQLPITTDRPEPVSDLPGNESIRSDRKKIVVLGSGPNRIGQGIEFDYSCVHGVLAAKEAGYETIMINCNPETVSTDPDIADKLYFEPVFWEHVHAIIMHEQPEGVIVQLGGQTALKMAEKLTRYGIKIIGTSWEALDLAEDRGHFSDMLRQLDIPYPKFGTIRESEGAIELSRELGFPLLVRPSYVLGGQNMKIVINENELEQHVMKILKDIPDNNILLDHFLENAIEAEADAICDGEDVYIIGIMEHIEPAGIHSGDSYAVLPTFDLSENVLRQIEEHTKKIAVALKTVGLINIQFAIKDEIVYIIEANPRASRTVPFICKAYQEPYVNYATKVMLGDKKVKDFDFKPVKKGYAIKIPVFSFSKFPNVNKELGPEMKSTGEGIYFIDDLSDDFFQKVYAERNLYLSR
- a CDS encoding DUF4394 domain-containing protein — encoded protein: MKSFSQPIMSYNKPLRSLAGLLSFGLLLSLNACRDVQPLDPQSNYGTANARLSADFMFYALTDNNQLLKINTQNPGVNQGTISITGVQNNERLVSIDFRPATGQLYGVSNGSRVYMINLANGVATPLGSGPFTPSINGDVVGFDFNPTVDRIRLVTNKGQNLRLNPETGAVMIVDGPINGVANAAVSAVAYTNSRAGVTTTTLYDIDPITDKLYRQDPPNNGTLVEVGSLGIDIAGRGSFDIAPDGNAIATLINGITQGLYEINLTSGRAERLGDLPGSTSIVGLAIQTEPVAYAVDGANMLHIFNPMTGSSVTKSITGLQGGETVYGIDFRPANGQLYALGSTSRLYTINTSNGAATAIGSGSFSPSIPSGGGDFGFDFNPTVDRIRLVGFNGQDLRLNPDNGTVAAVDGTLAFASGQGSPNVTGAAYTNNFAGSTATTLFDIDTRTGSALLVRQAPPNDGTLVPVGPLGVEIEGGNGFDIGGTSNTGYALLRSGGSSKVYTINLTTGAATAGATLSGNPSIRGFAVGLGF
- a CDS encoding porin family protein, which codes for MFRSISLRFLTILCVALLSCLSTTYAQQRFSAGPRIGLNMSTLRGDVQNFKLTPGLTAGAFLMYSSLNHFGISADVLYSQRGGKFEGNTNGVPEEFKHRINYLEIPIALRYFLTLDGNFRPNIFFGPSLFIPLSAQVVKQKTNGVAQPDVDNSQAFKNADLGLFAGFQLNFPGFGQRQRFLIDARYTFGLTDITKQPIRGGTGAQNVYNSGATITLGYGFGVGPEYRSRYRK
- a CDS encoding RNA polymerase sigma factor; the protein is MFLKRFRKSRPTTDAEYISAYRATGDLAVLGELYEQHMELVYAVCYNYLRDEDEAKDAVMHLFEQLITDLRKHDVQQFQSWLHSVARNYCLMQLRKSQTHPRAVQLSGLTGESETEENPVTTLIADESDDRTLDLEEDLTRMEACLQTLPSEQRMCLTLFYLDQKSYTEVADLTGFELKQVKSYLQNGRRMLKLCMSK
- a CDS encoding DUF748 domain-containing protein — encoded protein: MNRTTKILIAFVVLVIIARLLLPYFVLRYVNKTLADMDGYTGHVEDIDIQLIRGAYQIDELRVRKINGKIKEPFLFIPKTDLSIEWKSLFKGKLVSEVECYEPELNFAFADSEASSQTGVEVDWTAYLKKLLPININRFAIINGTINLTSLVTQPRADLALKQFQGEVRNIRNVEDKANQLPSPVTATGNVPGYGGTMTFSANMNLLKVVPDFDYNLRFSDLQLLKLNPLAKEYANLDFERGTVSVYSEMAMLNSKLNGYLKPLTKNMKIFKLNEHEGRSVGKFFTELIAQAGTAVFKNQKHDQVATRIPLNGTIDDVQTAIWPTLFGVLRNAYIEAFKGEFDNNITLQDALKSIKEDYKAKRAERKAERKEKRAERKAERKEKREARKREKEKSK